In the genome of Streptomyces sp. P3, the window GCCGAACGGCGGCGCCCGTCAGACCTCGGCCGGGATCAGGGCCACCGGTGAGCCCGGCCCCGCGGCCACGCCCGTCGGCAAGTGGGGCCCGGGCACGGGGAGCGGCCCCGGCGGGGCGTGAGCCCGCACCGGGACCGGACGGAACCGGATTCCGGCGGCGGCTCGGGGCCGTCCGCTGTGTTTCAGGCCGCCTCCTGCGCGAACACGCGCAGGTAGGTCTCGCAGAACGCCTCGAGGTCGTCCGGCTTGCGGCTGGTGACCAGCTTGCCGGGTCCGTGGTCGCAGATCTTCACCCGCTCGTCCACCCAGGTGCCGCCCGCGTTGCGGATGTCCGTCCGCAGGCTCGGCCACGAGGTGAGCACCCGGCCCCGCACGACGTCCGCCTCGACGAGGGTCCACGGCGCGTGGCAGATCGCGGCGACCGGCCGGCCCTGGTCGAAGAAGTCCTTGACGAACGCCACGGCCCTGTCGTCGGAGCGCAGGACGTCGGGGTTCGCTACGCCGCCGGGCAGGACCAGCCCGTCGAAGGAGTCCGCGGACGCCTCTGCGACGACCTCGTCCACGCCGAACGTGTCCGCCTTGTCGAGATGGTTGAACGCCTGGACCTTGCCGGGCTCGGTCGACACCAGAACGGGCTCGTGGCCCGCGTCGACCGCCGCCTGCCAGGGGTCGGTGAGCTCGACCTGCTCGACGCCCTCGGGCGCCGTCAGAAACGCGATGCGCATGGTTTTCCCACGTCCTTTCCGTGTCCTCGCGGCTTGATCCCTGTTCCCGGGGTCCTCGGGGGCTTCGGCAGTCCTCGGGGTTCCGCGAGGTTCCCCGGGGGCACGGCCCGTCCGCCGTGCGTAGACCACCGCGTACCCGAGGACAGCAGGCCGACACGGCCTCGGTGGGAGCCGGCTCTTCCGTTCGCTCCCGGCCCGGCCGGCTCAAGCCCCCTCGACGGCTCCGACGCCGGCTCCGGTCCGGGTCTCGAGCGCGTGCAGCACGGCCGCCATGTCCTCGCCGCCGTGCCCCTGCTCGACGGCCTCGCCGTACAGGGCGTGGCAGACCTCGAGGAGCGGTGAGGCCAGCCGGGTCCTGCGGGCGGCCTCGGCGATCAGCCGGTTGTTCTTCAGGACGTCGGCCGCGGCCGCCTGGACGCTGAAGTCGCGGTTCAGCAGTTTGTCCGCCTTCGTCCGGGAGACGGCGCTGGCCATCGGCCCCGCGTCCAGGACGTCCCGCAGCAGGCGCCGGTCGAGCCCGTGCCGGTCGGCGAAGTGGAACGCCTCCGTGAGGCCCGTGACCAGCGTGATCAGGAACAGGTTCACCGAGAACTTCATCAGCAGGGCCTCCGGCACCGCCCCGCAGGCGAATGTCTCCCGGCACAGCGGGCCGAGCAGCGGCCGTACGGCCGCCACGGCGTCCGCGTCGCCCGCCAGCATCCCCACCAGTTCCCCCTGCTCGGCGGGGACGCGGGAGCCGGACACCGGGGCCTCGACATAGCGGCCGCCCGCGGCCCGGACGTCGCCTTGAAGGCCGTCCGAGTACTCCGCCGAGGTCGTACCCATGTGCACGACGGTGCGCCCGGTGACGCGCGCCGCGAAGTCCGCCGTGCCGCGCGCGAGCACCGCGTCGACCGCGGCCTCGTCGGCCAGCATGAGGATCACGGTCCGGGTCCGGGCGAAGACCTCGGCGGGGCCCGCCGCGACCTCGGCGCCTGCGGCGCACAGAGGGTCGCACCGGCCCGGTGTGCGGTTCCACACCACGAGCGGGACACCGGCACGGGCGAGGTTGAGCGCCATGGGCTGCCCCATGACCCCGAGGCCGATGAAACCGGCGAGACCGGCGAGACCGGCGGATCCGACGTCGTCCACGATGCACCGCGCTTTCCGCCGGGCGGCCGGCGGACCGCTGCCGCCGCAGCCGCCCCCGACTATGACGGCGGTCATAGTAGTCCGCTCTATGACGCCGGTCATAGAGTGGGAGCCGAAGAACCGATCACGGCGGGGGAGGCGGGCGATGGCGGTGTCCGAGCGGGGACCGCGCGAGCGGATGGTCTTCAGCGCCGCCCAGCTGATCCGGCGCGACGGCGTCGCCGCGACCGGCATGCGCGAGGTCGCCGCCCACGCGGGGGCGCCCCGCGGATCGCTCCAGCACTACTTCCCCGGCGGCAAGGAGCAGCTCGTCGACGAGGCGGTGGGCTGGGCGGGCCGGTACGCCGGCAACCGGATCGCCCGCTTCCTCGCCGCGCTGCCCGAGCCGACTCCCGGCGCCCTGTTCGCCGAGATGGTGGGGCAGTGGACGGACGAGTACGCGTCCGCCGGCTTCGCGGGAGGCTGCCCCGTGGCGGCCGCCACCGTGGACCGCGCCCGGACGGCGGCGTCCACCCGGGAGGCGGCCGCCGCCGCGTTCGCCGCCTGGACGGAGCCGGTGGCCCGTGCGCTGACGGACATGGGCGTGCCCGAACAGCGGTCCGGCGCGCTCGCCACCCTCATGATCAGCGCCCTGGAGGGCGCGCTCCTCATCGCCCGCGCCGAGCAGGACGTACGGGCCCTGGAGGCCGTCACCCGCGAACTGCGCCCGCTCCTCGACGCGGCGGCCGGTCCCGGCGCGGCCGGTCCCGGCACGGCGACGACGGGGCAGGACGGCTGACCGCGGGGCTCCCGGTCGCCGGTCTGCCGGACAGCCGACTGCCGGACGGGAGTAATCGGCACCTCGGGCGTCCGCACCGCTGTCCTGCGGGTTCACCCGCAGACGTGACCGGTCGCCCGAACGTTCGCACCCGGCGGTTTTGCCGTTCCGGACCGCCGGCACGCGTGTCTCCTCGACCATGGACGAGACATGACCGCGCACCCGCTCCCTCCCGACTGCCGCGGCCTTCCGCACGCTCACGGCGCGGCCGGTACCGGAGCACCGTCGGCAGTCGGCCTTGCCATGACCACGACGGCCCTGGCCGCCGCCGGCTATCACCTGGTCTTCGCGCGCACCGCGTCGTTCGCCGCCTGCCTTGTGGTGGCACTGGTCTGCTTCGCGGGTGCCCTGCTGCGGCCGCCCGCCTGCGGGTCGGGCACCCTGCTGCCCGACCTCGGCATCATGGTGTCCGCGCAGGTCGCGGCCTTCTGGTGGTTCTCCTTCGCCACCGCCGACCCCGGCCCCGTCGCCGACCCCGTCGGAGGGACGCTCCACGAAGCCGCGGGCGGCGCGATCCATCTGGCGATGACCCTGGTCACGGTGTGCGCGCTGCGCGCCGCGGCACATTCGCGGTTCGGGCTCTCGGGCGTGGTCCAGTCAGGTCTGCGGAGCCTCTTCCGCCGCCTTCGGGCTCTGCTGTCCGCGCGGACGTCCACGGTCCCCGCCGTGGACCCGAGCCGCTTCCCGGGAGCCCGTCCTGCGGACGAACGCTGCCTCTCCGAGGTGCTGCTCACCGGCGCGTCCGGCCGGCGGGGCCCTCCCTAGCGCTGCCGGACCGGTACCGCCCGCACACACGCGACACGTCACCGCACGCCGTCGCGCCGTAAGCCTCCCCCCGCAGGTCCGACCCGCCGCCCAGCTCGCACGACCCCGGCGGACGACGACCTACCTGCCGCGAACCAAAAGACCCAGGGACCCCCCATGACGACTCCACGCATCGACATCGTGCACGCCGGCGAACTCACGCCGGGCGACCTCGCCCTCTGGAACGAACTCCGACGCGCCGCCCCCGCCGCCCCCGCCAACCCCTTCATGAGCGCCGAGTTCACCCAGGCCATCGGCCGGGTACGCCGCGACGCCCGCGTGGCGGTGCTGCGCCGCAAGCGCCAAGCGGTCGGCTACTTCCCCTATCAGCGGGGTCGGTGGGGTCACGGCCGTGCGGTCGGCTTCGGGGTCTCCGACTGCCAGGGCGCCGTCCTGCACCCGGACGACGCACACCTCGACCCGCACCACCTCATGCGCGCCTGCTCCCTGAACGCCTGGGAGTTCAACCACCTCGAGAGCGGCCAGGACCTCTTCCTGCCGTACGCGACGGGCCGGTTCGCGTCTCCCGTCGTCGACCTCGCCCACGGATACGAGGCGTACGCGACCCACCTGCGCGCCCGCTCGCGCAGCCTGCTGAAGACGACCCGGGCCCAGGAGCGCCGACTGGCCCGGCATCTCGGCCCGCTGCGGTTCGTCCACGGCGAACGCAGCCCGGCGGCGCTGCGGACCCTCGTCGGCTGGAAGTCCGCCCACTACCGGCGCACCGGCCGACGCGACCCCTTCACCCAGCCGTGGATCGCCCACCTCATCGCCCTGCTCGCCGACTCGGACTCACCCCACTGTTCCGGCGAACTCTCTGTTCTCTACGCCGGCGACAGGCCCGTCGCCGCCCACTTCGGCCTGCGCTCGCGCACGGTCCTGTCCTGCTGGTTCCCCTCCTACGACCGAAGCGTCGCCACCTTCTCACCCGGACGGATCCTCTACCTGCGCATGATCGAGGCCGCCGCCGCTTCGGGCATCCGGCTCGTCGACTTCGGCCGAGGCGACGCCGCCTACAAGAACTCCTTCAAGACCGGCGACCTCATGGTCCACGAAGGAGCACTGCGCACGTCCGGCCCGGGCGCCGCCCTGCACTGGCTGCGCCATGAGCCGCTGCGGGCAGCCCACCGACTGGTGCGCGAGAACCCCGCCCTCAAAGGCGCGGCGGTACGCACCCTGCGGGCCGTGGGCACGGTCCGGGGCTCCGCCTAGCGTGCTTCCGCGGCGGACCGGGAGAGCCTCCTCGGGCGCGGGGAACCCTGACGGGATCTCCCTCTTTCCTCCAGTCACACCGCTGCCTCAGGAGAGCAACGCTTGCCCGCCACCTCGACGGACCCCTCGGGGCACGGTCCCCGGCCATCAGGCCCAGCCCCTGCCCCAGTACGAACTCGACCCCCTGCTGCACCACCTGGGCCTGCCCGGCCCGGTGAGCCACGCGATCGCGTTCGCGGTGGCGATGACCGTGGTCGTCTTCCTGCGCATGGCGGTCGGCGAAATGGCCCCCACGTCCTGGGCCATCGCCCGCCCGGAGCGATCGGCGATGCTGCTCGCACCGGCCTTCCGCGGCGCGGCGGCACTCTGACCGGGGGACGGCCGCAGGGCCGGGTCCCGGCATGGGCCGGCCCTGCAGCAGGTGCCCTTCGAGCCGAAGAGATGATGTCGTGCGCCGCGCGCGCCCTTCCCGGTGGTGGCCCGGGGCCTCGTCATCGACGGGCGGCGCGCGTCTCCCGCGGACTCATGCCGTAGACCGCCTTGAAGGCGTGGCTGAAGTGGGCTGGGTCCGCGATACCCCAGCGCCCCCCGATGGCCGCGATCGGAAGGTGGTCCATGGCCGGATCGTCGAGATCGCGTCGGCACCGGGCGAGCCGTTGTTCCCGGATCCAGCCCGAGACGGTGTACCCACGCGCGGCCATCAACTTGTAAAGATAGCGGCGGGAGATGCGGTGTGCGGCCGCGATCTCCTCGGGGCTGAGTCCGGGGTCGGAGAGCCGCCGATCCATGTAGACCAGGACCCGCTCCGTGAGCCGCTCCGGGCCGTCCTCCCGGTGGGACCCATCTGCATCGGCGTGCTCCGCGAGCAGGGTTCCGATCAGGTCGACCACGTTCTCGGCGATCCGGGGCACGCTCTGGGCCTCCAGGTGCGCCATCTGCCGCGCCAGCCCGCGCAGGAACGGCAGTACCACCTGGCCGAGGCCGGCCTGGCACGACACCGTGGTCGCCGTCACCCGCGCCAGATCACGCTCCGCCAACTGAAGCATCGCCCGCGGGAACATCAGTACGAGTCCGGTGTGGGAACGGTCGAGTTCGTAGGTGAAGGGGCGACGGGTGTCGTAGACGACCAGCTCACCCGGCCCCACGAGCGCTTGACGGTCCCTCTGGGTGAGCAGGCCCTGCCCGGTGAGCTGCAGGGTGAGCTGGAAGAGGTCAGCGGCGTCAGAGGTGATGTGCCGACGGGTGCGCGCGATGCTGTGCGGTGCGGCCGAGATGACTGACATCTGTACCCGGCCAGCCCTCAGCGTGTGCAGCGACGCACTGAAGGCTGCGCTCTCACGCGGCAGGACCTCCAAGGGCACGAGGTTCTTGCTCACGGCGTCCCGCCAGCATTCCAGTCGCTCGATGGCCGTGCCTTCGCTCGGCGTCGTGATCCGGGGCATACGGCTCTCCTCCCGGTGCGTGAAAGGACCCCGAGGCACTCGTCCGGACGACACACCTGGCGAGAAATCTTATGCCCTCCCCGACGATCCGTCCGGTCCCGGGAAGAGTTCTCAGTCACGCAAGTTGCCTGTGCTCCCGGACACAAGCAGGTCTTTCGGCCGGCCCGCATCATGCAAGCAGTACCCGAGGCCCCTCCCGCGGCGTTCGCGCAGGACGAGCACGAACGTCTGTCCGACTTCCGCGATCCAGGCGAGGCGTCCTCCGGCAGCCACGCAGCGGCTCGGATGCTCCCCGACCGCCCTCTCCCCAAGGACCGATCATGACGACATTGCTCCCATCTCCTCTCTCTGACGACCGGGAATCCGTTGACGGCGTACTCGGCGCCGTCCGTGCGTATCTGCCCGAGATCGCCGCACGGGCCGCTGAGGCCGAAGCGGCCCGGGCCATTCCCGCCGGGATCGTCGACGATCTGCGCGAGGCCGGTGTGTTCCGGATGAGCCTGCCCGCAGCATGGGGCGGCGAGCAGCTCGACCTGCTGCGGAGCGCACGGGTGATCCGGGAGATCTCGCAGGCCGACGGGTCGGTCGGCTGGACGGTTCAGGCCGCCTCGATGGCCTGGTTCTTCGTACGGTCGCTGCCGCGGGAGACGCTGGAGGAAGAGGTGTTCGGCGACGGCGCCGATCTACTGCTCCGCGGTGCGATAGCACCGAAGGGCAGGGCGACCCCTGTGGCGGGCGGCTACCGGCTTACCGGGCGCTGGCCCCTGGCCAGTGGCTCGTTCACCCCGGACTGGTTGCTGGCAGGCTTCGTGGTCGAGGGTGCGCCCCCACTGCCCGGCGGCCGACCGGACATGCGGGTCGCGCTGCTCCGTCCCGAGCAGGCCACGTTCCTCGACACCTGGGACGCGGTAGGCCTGCGGGCCACGCAGAGCACGGACTTCACGATGGACGACGTCTTCGTTCCCGAGCGTTTCACGGGCCCGCTGGTGGGTGACAACAACATCCCCGCGCCCTTCTACGATCTGCCGTACACCGCCACCGGCGCCTCACACGACGCAGTCATCGTCGGCTGTCTGGACGGTGCGCTCGGCGACCTCGCGGAACTGGCCGTCACCAAGCGGCCGGCTTTCGACCCGAGGACGGTCATCGGCGAGGACCCGGTGTTCCAGGAGAAGTTCGCCGAACTGCATCTGCGCACCGCCGCACTGTGGGCACTGCTGGAGCACACCGGCCGCGCGGTCATGGTCCGAGCCCTCGCGGGAGACGAGCCCACCCCGGCCGAGTGGTTCGGTTACACCGGCGGCCACCAGCACATCCACCACGAGGGCAGCCGCATCATCAACGAGATCATGACGCTGTCGGGCAGCTCCGGGCTCTACAGCTCGAACCCCGTACAGCGGCGCTGGCGCGATGTCCGCTGCGTCTCCCAGCACGTGGCCGGCAACAACGGTTCGCTGCGGCGGCTGGGGGCGGTCCTCTCGGGTCGTCAGGAGGGCGTCCGATGAGTCCGCTCGTGACGACGCCGACGGACCCCGCGGTGCTGCGCAGGGCGTTCGGCTGCTTCCCGTCCGGGGTGACAGCTCTGTGCGCGCTCGATGCGGGTACGCCGGTGGGCATGGCTGCCAGTACGTTCACACCGGTGTCTCTCCAACCGCCTCTGGTGTCGGTCTGTGTACAGGACACCTCGTCGACCTGGCCGAAGCTGCGCAGACAGGACCGGCTGGGTCTGAGCGTCCTGGCCGAGGGACAGGATCTCGTCTGCCGCTCGCTGGCCGGCCGGGGCGGGGACCGGTTCGCGGACGTCGGCTGGGAGAGCGGCGAGGACGGCAGCGTGTACATCCACGGGGCCAACCTCTGGCTGGACTGCTCAGTCCATGCCGAGCTCCCCGGCGGTGACCACAGGATCGTTCTGCTGGAGATCCACGGGCTGAGTGCCGATCACGACCGGGAGCCGCTGGTTTTCCACGGCAGCCGGTTCCGGCGCCTGGCCGCCTGACAAGCCGAACACCGCCTCGGCGCGCATGCAGCGGCATACTCAGCCGTCCGCATGGTGCACAGTCACTTCCACCTGCGACTTCGTAGACCGTCTTCCCGTTGCTGCCGGGGAATTCGCCGGGGTGGTCGGGGTCTTCCAGGGGCTGGACGTCCACGTGGGCGTAACTTCTGGCCGTCTGGCCGCTGGAGGGACCCTTCCGTCGAACTGCCGGAGGGCTCCGACACGCACCGGATCGAGTGCCCCGTCCCCACGGCCCGTGTGACGGGGAACCGGGCGGGGCTGTTCAGGTGGTCGACGAGATGCCACTCGCACCAGACGCCGATCGCCCGGCCCTTGCGGGCCACTCCTGCGGACGCCAGAACACAGTTCACGTACGAACGCCGCTTGTCCTCGCCCGTGAAGGGCTCACCCCGACACCGGAGCACCAGCGGCCACGGCCCGTGCGCGCCCATCGGTCTTTCGGCCGATGCCCCCGGCGATCGCCTTCGTTTCCCGGCCGTTCGGCCGAGGCGGGGCGGTCGGGTGGGGAAGCAGAGTCCCTGTCATGCCTACCGCGCTCAAGGCCGCCCTCGCGGCCGGACTGGTCGTCAGCCTGTGCATTCCCACCGCCCGGGCGACAACAGCCGAACCCGACCGTTCCCCGGCCTCCGCCCTCGATCGTTACTACGACCAGCGCCCCGCCTGGCACGGCTGCGGCGCCGAGTACCCCGCCGCCCTACGGTGCGCGACCATCAAGGTGCCCCTCGACTACAAGCGGCCCGCCGGACCCACGCTGCGCCTGGAGATCTCCCGGCTGCGCACGAGCGTGCCCGGCAAGCGGCACGGGGTGCTGCTGTCCAACCCGGGAGGGCCGGGGGCCGGGGGCCTGGGGATTTCCGCGACGGACAAGGAGTCGGGCATGCCCAAGAGTGTCCGGGACCGGTACGACCTCGTGGGCTTCGATCCGCGCGGTACGGGCGCCAGCAGCCCCCTGAACTGCGGACTCAGCAGCAACGAGCTGACCTGGCCACGCGTGTACCGGCCGGCGTCCTTCCGAAAGGACACCGCTCTCGCCCGCAGCTTCGCCGCGAAGTGCGTCGCCCGGGACCGCGCCCGGCTGCCGCATCTGACGACCCGTAACACCGCGCGGGACATGGACGTCATCCGCGGCGTCCTGGGTGAGAAGCGGATCTCGTACTACGGCCTGTCCTACGGCACCTATCTCGGCGCCGTCTACACCCAGCTCTTCCCGGCCCGCAGCGACCGCATCGTCATCGACAGCTCGGTGGACCCCAACCGCTTCGGCCGGGGCACCTACCAGGCCATGGCCGAGGGCGTCGAGCCCGCGTTCCGGGACTGGACCCGCCTGGTCGCCCGTCGGGACCGCACGTACCACCTCGGTGGCACTCCCGCGAAGGTCCGCGCCGCCTTCTTCAGGCTGATCGCCCGCGCCGACCGCACGCCGCTCAAGTACAACGGCAGCGACCCCGATTACGCAGACCGGTCCGTCACCGGCGCCGACATCCGCGACTCGCTGCGGAGCATGTTCTTCTACGACCCCTATCAGGCCGCCCGCGACGTCGTCAGCCTCCGCAAGGCCCGGACCGCCCGCCCGGACCCGCAGCCGTCCGACGGCCCCGCGGACCCCTTCGACGCCGGCGTCAACGCGCTCCACTGGGCGGTCATGTGCGCCGACAACTCCGCCTCCTGGCCCCACGACCCGGCACGCTACCGACGCGACGCCCTCCGCGACGGTGCCCGTAACCCCCTCTACGGCGACTTCACCTCCAACATCACCCCCTGCGCCTTCTGGCCGCGCGGCGCCGAACCGGCCACGCGCGTCAACAACACAGTGGGCGCGCTCGTCCTGCAGAACCAGTGGGATTCCCAGACACCGGCGGCGAGCGGCCGGTCCATGCACCGCGCTCTGCGCGGCTCACGCCTCGTCATGGTCCAGGGCGGACGCGATCACGGCGTGTACGGCATCCCCGGCACCCCCGCCTGCGCCAACAACGCGGTCAACACCTACCTGATCACGGGCCGCCTGCCCAGCGCCGACATCACCTGCCGTGCTTAGGGGTGCCGAACGGCGCGGTCCTGTGTGTTGCCCAGGTGCCGCCACAGGCTTGAGCCATCTGCGGGCCACTTCAGTGCCGTTCAACAGTGGGTGTCCCCGCCCTGCTCCCGCCCCGGCAGGAACTCCTGCGCCTTCGCCTTCAGGCCCTGCCGGAGCACCGCGCCCCGGTCGGCGTCGCCCGCGAGCAGCGACGCGGCCGTGGCCTCCAGCCGTTCCCAGGTGGTGTGCGGCGGGAGCGGCGGCACGGCCGGGTCGGTGAGGAACTCCACGAGTACGGGCCCGTCCGCCTCCAGGGCCGTCCGCCAGGCCGCCGCCACGTCCTCGGGCCGCTCCACGCGCACCGCGGTCAGCCCCAGCGAGCGGGCGAACTGCGCGTACGGCACGTCCGGCAGCTGCTGCGAGGGCAGGAAGGACGGAGCGCCCTCCGTCGCGCGCAACTCCCAGGTGCCCTGATTGAGGTCGCGGTTGTTCCAGACCGCGACGACGAGCCGCGGATCTTGCCACCGGTCGCGGTACCTGGCCGCCGTGATCAGCTCCGCAAGCCCGTTCATCTGCATGGCGCCGTCCCCGACCAGGGCGATCGCGGGCCGGTCCGGGTGGGCGAACTTCGCACCGATGGCGTACGGCACCGCGCAACCCATCGTCGCGAGCGTGCCGGAGAGGGACGCGCGCATGCCCGGCCGCAGGCTGAGGCAGCGGGCGTACCAGGTCGTCACCGAGCCCGAGTCGCAGGTGACCATCGCGTCCGGCGGCAGCAACGGGTCCAGGGCCCGGGCCACGTACTCCGGGTTGATCGGATCGGCCGACAGGCCTGCCCGGCGCTCGGACACCTCGTCCCAGCGCCGGACGTTCGCGCAGACCGTGTCGGACCACTCCCGGCCGCGTTCCGCGCCCCGGATCATCGGGATCAACCGACGCAGGGTCTCCTTCGCGTCGCCGACCAGGTTCACCTCGTAGCGGTGACGCATCCCGGCCGTCCGTGGATCGACGTCGATCCGCACGCCGCGCGCCCTGCCGCATTCCGGCAGGTACTGCGCGTACGGGAAGGACGAGCCGACCGCGAGCAGTGTGTCGCAGTCGCGCATCAGCTCGTAGGAGGGGCGGGTGCCCAACGGGCCGATCGCCCCCGTCACGTAGGGGAGTTCGTCGCTCAGGACGTCCTTGCCGAGCAGCGCCTTCGCCACGCCCGCGCCGAGCAGCTCGGCGATGCGCTCCACCTCCGCGCCGGCCCCGGCGGCACCCTGGCCGACCAGGATCGCCACCTTGTCACCGGAGTTGAGGA includes:
- a CDS encoding acyl-CoA dehydrogenase family protein; protein product: MTTLLPSPLSDDRESVDGVLGAVRAYLPEIAARAAEAEAARAIPAGIVDDLREAGVFRMSLPAAWGGEQLDLLRSARVIREISQADGSVGWTVQAASMAWFFVRSLPRETLEEEVFGDGADLLLRGAIAPKGRATPVAGGYRLTGRWPLASGSFTPDWLLAGFVVEGAPPLPGGRPDMRVALLRPEQATFLDTWDAVGLRATQSTDFTMDDVFVPERFTGPLVGDNNIPAPFYDLPYTATGASHDAVIVGCLDGALGDLAELAVTKRPAFDPRTVIGEDPVFQEKFAELHLRTAALWALLEHTGRAVMVRALAGDEPTPAEWFGYTGGHQHIHHEGSRIINEIMTLSGSSGLYSSNPVQRRWRDVRCVSQHVAGNNGSLRRLGAVLSGRQEGVR
- a CDS encoding alpha/beta hydrolase, with the translated sequence MPTALKAALAAGLVVSLCIPTARATTAEPDRSPASALDRYYDQRPAWHGCGAEYPAALRCATIKVPLDYKRPAGPTLRLEISRLRTSVPGKRHGVLLSNPGGPGAGGLGISATDKESGMPKSVRDRYDLVGFDPRGTGASSPLNCGLSSNELTWPRVYRPASFRKDTALARSFAAKCVARDRARLPHLTTRNTARDMDVIRGVLGEKRISYYGLSYGTYLGAVYTQLFPARSDRIVIDSSVDPNRFGRGTYQAMAEGVEPAFRDWTRLVARRDRTYHLGGTPAKVRAAFFRLIARADRTPLKYNGSDPDYADRSVTGADIRDSLRSMFFYDPYQAARDVVSLRKARTARPDPQPSDGPADPFDAGVNALHWAVMCADNSASWPHDPARYRRDALRDGARNPLYGDFTSNITPCAFWPRGAEPATRVNNTVGALVLQNQWDSQTPAASGRSMHRALRGSRLVMVQGGRDHGVYGIPGTPACANNAVNTYLITGRLPSADITCRA
- a CDS encoding NAD(P)-dependent oxidoreductase, coding for MTAVIVGGGCGGSGPPAARRKARCIVDDVGSAGLAGLAGFIGLGVMGQPMALNLARAGVPLVVWNRTPGRCDPLCAAGAEVAAGPAEVFARTRTVILMLADEAAVDAVLARGTADFAARVTGRTVVHMGTTSAEYSDGLQGDVRAAGGRYVEAPVSGSRVPAEQGELVGMLAGDADAVAAVRPLLGPLCRETFACGAVPEALLMKFSVNLFLITLVTGLTEAFHFADRHGLDRRLLRDVLDAGPMASAVSRTKADKLLNRDFSVQAAAADVLKNNRLIAEAARRTRLASPLLEVCHALYGEAVEQGHGGEDMAAVLHALETRTGAGVGAVEGA
- a CDS encoding flavin reductase family protein; protein product: MSPLVTTPTDPAVLRRAFGCFPSGVTALCALDAGTPVGMAASTFTPVSLQPPLVSVCVQDTSSTWPKLRRQDRLGLSVLAEGQDLVCRSLAGRGGDRFADVGWESGEDGSVYIHGANLWLDCSVHAELPGGDHRIVLLEIHGLSADHDREPLVFHGSRFRRLAA
- a CDS encoding pyruvate oxidase encodes the protein MSVRVSDHVSDHLLRRLRAWGVEHVFGYPGSGLRGLLAAWGRAGDEPRFVQARHEETSALQAVGYAKFSGRLGVCAAASASGAVHLLNGLYDAKLDHVPVLAIVGTTDLLTDGTAEGTAEGTAEGSADVSTDATAVSRGCRREVDLHALFADVASEFMATVTAPEQLPDVLDRAIRTAYARRCPTVVVIPAKIQDLVYAAPEDEFTTRVPGPERDGTSAFASNVRADVPPDVPSEESLRQAAQILNSGDKVAILVGQGAAGAGAEVERIAELLGAGVAKALLGKDVLSDELPYVTGAIGPLGTRPSYELMRDCDTLLAVGSSFPYAQYLPECGRARGVRIDVDPRTAGMRHRYEVNLVGDAKETLRRLIPMIRGAERGREWSDTVCANVRRWDEVSERRAGLSADPINPEYVARALDPLLPPDAMVTCDSGSVTTWYARCLSLRPGMRASLSGTLATMGCAVPYAIGAKFAHPDRPAIALVGDGAMQMNGLAELITAARYRDRWQDPRLVVAVWNNRDLNQGTWELRATEGAPSFLPSQQLPDVPYAQFARSLGLTAVRVERPEDVAAAWRTALEADGPVLVEFLTDPAVPPLPPHTTWERLEATAASLLAGDADRGAVLRQGLKAKAQEFLPGREQGGDTHC
- a CDS encoding type 1 glutamine amidotransferase domain-containing protein; amino-acid sequence: MRIAFLTAPEGVEQVELTDPWQAAVDAGHEPVLVSTEPGKVQAFNHLDKADTFGVDEVVAEASADSFDGLVLPGGVANPDVLRSDDRAVAFVKDFFDQGRPVAAICHAPWTLVEADVVRGRVLTSWPSLRTDIRNAGGTWVDERVKICDHGPGKLVTSRKPDDLEAFCETYLRVFAQEAA
- a CDS encoding GNAT family N-acetyltransferase — encoded protein: MTTPRIDIVHAGELTPGDLALWNELRRAAPAAPANPFMSAEFTQAIGRVRRDARVAVLRRKRQAVGYFPYQRGRWGHGRAVGFGVSDCQGAVLHPDDAHLDPHHLMRACSLNAWEFNHLESGQDLFLPYATGRFASPVVDLAHGYEAYATHLRARSRSLLKTTRAQERRLARHLGPLRFVHGERSPAALRTLVGWKSAHYRRTGRRDPFTQPWIAHLIALLADSDSPHCSGELSVLYAGDRPVAAHFGLRSRTVLSCWFPSYDRSVATFSPGRILYLRMIEAAAASGIRLVDFGRGDAAYKNSFKTGDLMVHEGALRTSGPGAALHWLRHEPLRAAHRLVRENPALKGAAVRTLRAVGTVRGSA
- a CDS encoding TetR/AcrR family transcriptional regulator, which translates into the protein MAVSERGPRERMVFSAAQLIRRDGVAATGMREVAAHAGAPRGSLQHYFPGGKEQLVDEAVGWAGRYAGNRIARFLAALPEPTPGALFAEMVGQWTDEYASAGFAGGCPVAAATVDRARTAASTREAAAAAFAAWTEPVARALTDMGVPEQRSGALATLMISALEGALLIARAEQDVRALEAVTRELRPLLDAAAGPGAAGPGTATTGQDG
- a CDS encoding helix-turn-helix domain-containing protein codes for the protein MPRITTPSEGTAIERLECWRDAVSKNLVPLEVLPRESAAFSASLHTLRAGRVQMSVISAAPHSIARTRRHITSDAADLFQLTLQLTGQGLLTQRDRQALVGPGELVVYDTRRPFTYELDRSHTGLVLMFPRAMLQLAERDLARVTATTVSCQAGLGQVVLPFLRGLARQMAHLEAQSVPRIAENVVDLIGTLLAEHADADGSHREDGPERLTERVLVYMDRRLSDPGLSPEEIAAAHRISRRYLYKLMAARGYTVSGWIREQRLARCRRDLDDPAMDHLPIAAIGGRWGIADPAHFSHAFKAVYGMSPRETRAARR